In Acomys russatus chromosome 13, mAcoRus1.1, whole genome shotgun sequence, the genomic stretch GGGCCGGGCCCTTTGCGGAGCAGCGAGCCGGCGCGCGCCCTCCCGGCTGTGTCGCCCGCGGTGCACCTGCTGGAGGAGGCGGCCGACCTGTTGGTGGTGCACCTGGACTTCCCTGCCGCACTAGAGACTTGCGAACGGGCCTGGCAAAACCTGACCGAGGAGCCCTCGAATGGCACGTATGTGCTGGGCTATGGTGATCCTTTCTGCACCCCTTTGGGGAGGAACTCGGTCTCAGAATCTCTGGCATTGCCAGACTGCGTCAGCCTTACACCGAGCTTTCACTCGGGGGTCCTCCCTCTGAGAAAGGCCGCTCGCGCATCCTGCACCCATGCTACTGACAATGAAGTCAATCATGCAGCAACAGCTTGGAGGGGTGGGGCAcagccaattcttttttttttttttcttttggtttttcgagacagggtttctctgtgtagccttggccatcttggactcactttgtagaccaggctggcctcgaactcacagcgatccgcctgcctctgcctcccgagtgctggccttTTCTCACCATTTTAGCGAGGGAGGACCAGGGTGGCTGTCTATTAAGTGTTCAGTCGTAAGCAGGTTCGGTAAGCAGGTCTCGGAAGGTCTCCTTTGGGGACCCACCTCCTAGTCACTCTTGGGCATGGGCAGATCATGGAAAACGGGCGTCAAGGCAGAAACACTCCGTTCTGCTCCTGTCGAAGGACCCAATGATTTGGCTTTAGGATTTGAGTTGCTCTTTCTAACGCATTAGCCGCCTCTGGCAGCTTGGGGGCACCATTACTCTGTGGAGTGTAAACTTTCCTCAGAGCAGTTTGAGGGAGGGAGTAGGCATAATAGTCAAAGTTGGCGGCAGAGCAGCAAACACTGGAGAGACTTGGCTGTGGTTTCAGTGGGGTGGAGGTTGCACGTCGAATGTTGAGGCTTTGCTTATATGAACATCTGGatatagtttttttcccccctttgagtCGGGTTCCTGTaaccctggttgttctggaactcactatgtagaccaggctggactcaaactgggagacccacctgcctctgccttaaaggcgcgtgccaccaccaccccctgacTGGATGTAGATAATTCTAAAAGACCAGTTATGTTCCCATATGAACACATAGCCAGAAACCTCGCTCCAGGCTCCTTTCTCACCAAGCAAACCCTGGACTCCAGTCTCCTTCAGTGCACACCTGTTCATGCCATTCCCACAGGAttacctttctgttttcttttcgtttggtttttccagacagggtttctctgtgtagccttgactctctgtactcactttgtagaccaggctggcctcgaactcacatcgatcagcctgcctctgcctccgaagtagtgctgggattaaaggcgtgcgccaccatgaccggcgtcctttctgttttctttaagatttatttatttatatgagtgcttcACTTTcatgcactccagaagagggaattagattctgttacagatggttctgagccactatgtaatttctgggaattgaactcaggtcttctggaagagcaaccagtgttcttaaccactgagccatctctgcagcccctaggATTACCTTTCATTCTGATTCCACCTGGATGCAAACGTGTGTGTTGGGTAATAGGTCATTTGCCTCTGAAAGGTTTCCAGAACTATatccagggggtggggggcagggcagcCCAAGAGACCTGTGGTGAGGCCTGGGCCACCAATCccagagtggaagagggagagagggaagcacTTCTGAACCGACTTGTGTCTTTCTGCTGACAGTACTGTGGAGGTGAAATGCtccctgtgtgtggtggggatCCAGGCTCTGGCGGAAATGGATCGCTGGAGAGAAGTCCTGTCCTGGGTCCTCCGGTATTATCGGCTTCCTGCAGagctgcctcccagagtcctggaGTTGTGGTAGGTCCTTGTGCTGACACTGGGTCAGTGGAGGAGCACAGGCTCATTCAGGGGCTCGCGACTCCCTTGTCCCCTTGCCTAGCAGTTCCCTTCAAACTCAGGTTTCCCCACCTTGTGCAGACTTCAAGCCACAGGACTAGGAAGCAGGCATTTGGGGTTAGGATAGATGAAGAGAGTGCACACGTGGAGTAGGCTCATGAGAGGACAGAGCCAATCAAGCTTCCTGTTGCCTCCTGGGAAATCTCCTAATTCTTAaaacgttgtgtgtgtgtgtgtgtgtgtgcgcgtgtgtgtgttcgtgtgtgcgcgcgtgtgtgtgtgtgcgtgtgtgtgtgcgcgtgcgtgcgcgcgtgagtgtgtgtgcgcgcgcgtgtgtgtgtgcgcgtttgtgtgtgtattttgtgtatgtgggtatgtgtgtaagTGCTGTATGTGCAAGTGCATATgcgggtgcacatgcatgtgtgcatggagaTGGGAGAAGGGTATTTGGAGTCCTCTGTCACCCCCTGCTTTATTCctttgaatcagggtctctccCTGACGCTGAAGCTCATCTTCTTTCTTAGCTAGGCTGTTAGCCAGCAAGGCCCAGTGATCCTCGGGTCTCttcccctgaatgctgggattacaggtgcaggGGGAGCCATATCCAGCTTGTTAGATGGGTGCTGGGCTCCTAACTCTGACCtttcaggcttgcacagcaaatactcttttttaaaaaattacgttttcctttattttaatatgtgtatggatgttgtGCCTGAGTGTActacgtgcatgcctggtgcccaaaaaGGTGCCAGAAAAGGGTGTGGAGTTCCTTGGAGCTGCAGTTGTagtgagcctccatgtaggtgctgggaatcaaaccagggtcctctggaagaacagccacttctcagcctctctccagcccccaatctctattttaaaaatgtcatttttaaaagttatgtgtgtttgtgcacatgactgccagtacccttggaggccagaagatggtctCAGacaccccagagctggagttacaggtggttgtgagctgcccaatatgGGTGCTGTGAATAAAACTCCAATCCGCAGCAAGAGCAGTGCTCACTCTTGTCactgtctccagcccctcccctccccaagtctCTAATGAATAATGGTGTGCCATCCATGGCCCACAGGGAAGGGCTGGAGGACCGGGAGGGTAGGATTGCAGACACCTGTAGGGCACTGACTCTCCTTTTCTGGGGGTTGTGTTGTCTGGGGACACAGCATCCTTTTATACAGCAAAATGCAAGAGCCTGCAGCTGTGCTGGATGTGgcagatgcctggctccaagacCCAGACAACCAGGGCCTTCCTGAGTATGGATCATTGGCAGAACTCCACCTGCTCCGCGTGCTGCTACCCTTGGGCCGCTTGTCAGAGGCGGAGGAGCTGGCAGTGGGCTCCCCGGTTTTCAGTGAGGCGCAGCGGGCAGCAGTCCTCCAGGCCGTCCTTGCAGCACGGCAGCGACAGCACATGCAGGAGACCTTGAACTCCCAGGAGCCTCAGAAGCTGAGCCAGGAAGGTAGGACTTCAgggctctgtggcctctgcagagAGGTTCCCGGGCATCCGCTGTACCTTTCTGGCTTTCCTAAGCTTAGGAACTTAGGAATAAGTCTTAAGTCACTAGGCTGCATGTAAACCGAGCCGAACTCTGAGGCTGGAGCGCAGGTCCATATGGAGAGGTGTTGCTGAGTCTCTCAACCCTCACTTGTCTCCTGAAATGTTAGCCCTCATTCACACGCAGCTTAACTCAGTAACTCAGGACATAAAATGACCTCCTTCAGCGTTGGGTCTTTGTGCACAGCCTCCTATCTGCCTTCACTTaacttgaatattttgtttttgttgaatattttgaCTATTTTGTTTTTCCCACTGAGGTCTGCCTTGTTCATTAGCGTGCAGCAGCTTCTGGTAGCATCCTTATAAGGCATTGGAGCTGGGTGTGCGGTTGTTCTGTTAAAGAACTTTAAAACCCTTGGCCcatactttccttccttctcggTCTTTTCAGTTCCTTTACCCTCAGCCTGTGTGTGAATACTTCCAAGGCTAGAAAACCACTTGCTTCCCGAAGCAGggccttctgtgtgtctgtggttttgttttttttaaagatttatttttatttcaaattatgttGTGTATATATCTGGtttggatatgtgcatgtgaatatggATAACCATGAAGGCTAGAGGCATCAgattctcctggagctggaggtacaggtagTTATCAGCTCCAcagtgtgggtgccaggaacgaacatagtgtgtgtgtgtgtgtgtgtgtgtgtgtgtgtgtgtgtgtgtatgtgtaaactTGATTATAGGAAAGATTGCATCCCCTTTATGTGCTGTGATCTCACTTTATTGTATGGtggaataaataaactaaataaaaatttagatatgACCAAAATGGttgcaaattaaaaaacagacaaCACAGAAATAAGCCAGACCAAAAGATTACAGTTCAgtgaacttcttttcttttcttttttcttttcaaaaaagatttatttgccaggcgtggtggcgcacgccttaatcccagcacttgggaggcagaggcaggcggattgctgtgagttcgaggccagcctggtctacaaagtgagtccaggccagccaaggctacacagagaaaccctgtctcaaaaaaaccaaaaaaaaaaccaaaaaaaaaaaaaacccaaacccaaaaaaaaaaaaaaaagatttatttatttaatatgtatacagtgctctgcctgcctgtgtccctgccttccagaagagggcagcagatctcattatagatgtagttgctaggaattgaactcaggacctctagaagagcaatcagtgctcttaacctctgagccatctctccagccctcaatgaACTTCTATACAGTTTGGACAGCCGTTCAGAACAGAAGCTGTTGCACATTATGTTTTTATGTACTTAGCCACCATCAGAAACAAATGGCCATTTcagagtggaactagaaaaacaattagctttatagTCTCTTTCAGCACCTTCTGTCTTTGCACAGCTTAGAGGTTAttaagctttcttctttttaaagtttacatgAAAACCTGTTGTTTTAATCAGCAAACTATAATCAAGGCACTTTTCTCTGTGGACTGGCTGAGATAGGCTCACTTCTTTGCTAGCAGGTTGTTGGTTTCAGGAGTTGCCTGTGGCTGCCAGGCCCTCCACCACTGGCTCAGTTAGtcttctattgctgggataaatcaccatgaccaaaagcaacttgaagaaagggttcatttcatcttatacttctgCATCACAGTCTGTCAttaaaggaagccagggcaggaattgaagacaggaacctggaggcaggaaccgaagcaggaatcatggaggagtgctgcctactaGCTTGTTGCTCATGCCTTGtctagcctgctttctttttgttttgttttgttttattttttgagaaagggtttctctgtgtagccttgactgtcctggactcactttgtagaccaggctggccttgaactcacagccatctgcctgcctctgcctcccaagtgctgggattaaaggcgtgtgccaccactgcctggcccagccggctttcttatacaacccaggactactagcccagggatggtacaCCCCCAGTGGAATAGGCTcacccacatcaattattaatcaagaaaatgccccacaggcttgtccacaggTGGGTCTGGTAAGGGCATTTTCTCTGTAgaggttctctctttccaaatGATTTtactctgtcaagttgacatgaaaatgTGTACAACCATAACATCTGTGGCAAGAGGAGGTTCTGTCAGGACTGGCATCACTTGTTTTTGGGCTGCTGGTATTCATGATTTTATTCACAACCCCAGTCTTGAATTCTGTACTGAATATATTAAAGGCCTTCACTTCTCTGTGTTACCGTATCACAAGTAAGGCCCTGAGTTATTTCACTCAAGTCAGTTCTCAGTATGAAGAATACTTACACAGCTGAGTAGGTCTTGCATGCACTGGCAGTGTCTTCGTACGGCCTgaccttaaaacatctttggATAGCTGTggatgtagcccagtggtagatACTTGTCAAGCGTCCACAAGGTCATGggatccatccccagcactgccaaagccaaaccaaaccaaaccaaacccaacccccaaacaaacagtGTCAAAGCTCAGTGCCAAAGAAGCTAATCTACCTGACTCACGTGCAGTGCTCTGTCCCCTGGTCAGGTCCATTCTCCCGTAAGTTGCTGTCTCTCCTGATGTTGCTTCGCCGGCTTTGGGGCTCTGCAGTGAGCCACCTCCTCTCTCAGCCCTTCAGAAAGGGCCTCCTGGTTGCCCTGATCCTCTGTCTCCTGGTTCTGCGGTTTGACCCAGGTGAGTGGAGGGGTCTGTCAGCCTGAGCAGGTGCTGCTGGGGAAGGAGCCACCTCCAGTGATATGGAGCCTCTTTCACAAAGAACAAGAGTCTACCTCGCCTAGAAGGAGAGACCAGGCCTAGAACCTAGGAGAGTAGTTGGAGAGCATTCCCCTACTCCCCCATGCTGAGGGAGTCACCTCTGCTCCATCCAGGGTGGCCTCTAGTCAGAGCGCAGGATAAAAAGCTTCCTCGTGGTAACGCCTGGGAAACAGTGGGATGGTCCAAGGGTCTCTTGGCTAGTGTGGCCTGGAAACTGTAAATGAAAGTCTGATGTGTTTTGGAAGAGGTAGGAAATTAACTTGAAACAGCTAAATGCTATTGTGGTTCACAGAACCGTCCCTGACTGGTTCCTGTTGGGCCATTAGATGGTTAGTCTCTTCTGCCTCACTGTGAAGTAGAGATGGGACTTGGGAGCACACCTGGCCATGCCCTGAGTGGGCCACAGTTAGGTGACTGCTGTTCAAGACCCGCCCTTCCCTtaaaacaaaaggggggggggagacaaggTCTTGGTGCATAGTACAGAATGGCGTCAACCatttttgtttctgcctcccaaatgctgagatgacAAGTGTGCATCACTGAGCCAGCTTTCTGCTTTGCCCTCTTTGAGTTGTGAGCTAGTCTCTACTTTTCTCAAGAATTTAGACGTAGGATAGAGTTATGCAACTTTCAAAACCGAGGGAAAATGAGAAACCTTTATTTTGGTCCATTCAGTTTCTTTCAATTTTGGTTGAGAAATCTAATATCCAGAGAGGCAAAGTGACTAGAGCAGAGTCCTACACTTTGCCTGCTTGTAAAGGTGCTTTGGACTGTAGATCCCTGTGTTCCTcatatccccctttctttagTCAGAGTTTGTTTAAACCCTTTGCTGGACTCTGAGCAGGcctatctgcccccccccccagccctgttGGTTATACAGGAGAGTTGCTGGCAGCTTCCACAAACACTAAGAAAATGACTGTGAGCAGCCACACCTAACATGGGAAGTACGTTCTCAGCACAGGGAAGATACACGTCAAAAAGAGAAGTTTAAATGTGTGTGATTTCCCACCATGTTGACTCTCGCTTTTCAGATTTGATAAGAATTTAGAAATTTCTTGTGACTTCCCTTAAACCCTTTTGTGTCCTAGTCCTGACTCCTTTACAGTGACCAGAAAGCCATTTGAATGTGGATGTGTACTGGGCAGCTCAGAGCTTCCTCAGGAAGACTGGGGGTGGGCTGCAAGGCAAACTTGGAAGAAAGGAGGTCAGTTACTTTAAAGAGAAATACCATGTCTGGAGGGGCTGGGGTAGAGTTTGGTGGCAGATGGCATACACAGCATGTATGAAGCACTGGGTCTCATTCCCAGCCTTAGAGGAATAAAGAAATCTCTCTCTCCACTGCCCccaccatgtgtgcatgtgtgtgcgtgcaggtgtgcacatgcatggaggGTGGAGGTTAATGTTGGGTGCTTCTCTTACTCTCCACaagatgacgatgatgatgatgatgacagtgatgacTGGGGGTTAAATGAAGGGCCTCATACTTCtacctaccactgagctacagccccaacCCTTCCATTCTgccttgttgttgttttctgggacagggtttctctgagtaaccctggctgtcctggaactctctctgtagaccaggctgtcctggaactcatagagatcctcctgcctctgcctcccaagcactgggcttgaaggtgtgtgccaccaccactgccatcaccaccatcactggcccactttagtttttgagagcGTCTCTTCATTGAAGCTGGAGCTTGTCGTTAGGTTCCAGGCATGGGTGTTtcggattcaaactcaggtcttcacacttgttgGGCAAGCATTgtaccgactgagccatctccttagccctaAATGCTACTCTTTCCTGTTTTGAGGGGCAGGCCTGTGTGTTTCATTGTGTTGCCCAGCTTGGCCTCAACCTCTGGTCCAGGCTCAagttcctgccccagccttctaAGGACCTGGGATATTTGTTCTGTTTAAGGAACAAATGAGCTCAGGTACTATGCCTGCCTGGTATGTACTAAagcctgggttcaagccccagcaccagATATAacttggtgtggtggctcacatctatattcccagcatttaggagatgAAGGCAGAGGGATCAGCTCAGCCATCTTGGCCTGtaaaagttctaggccagcctgggctacatgagaccccatcCCAAACATAAAACAGCCtccccaaatcaaaccaaaacaagatagaaatacatatttcctgcttgtttgatttttaaatgtgtaatccaaacaaggaaaagaaataaatggtagatttttctttattttcaatgtaGTTAATTTGTGATAAACTAGGTAATACTTGCAAAAGGCTCCAAATGGAGAAAGTGTAGCAAGGTACAAATGTAGTAGAAGTCTTGCAAATGACTCTCCTCAGTAGCAGACATTGATaccaatgttttttatttatcttttcatgaAATAGAGTTGGGGCttaataaacatctttttttagacttaaaaaaaaatatgctccatgagtggtggcacacgcctgtaatcccagcactgggggaggcagaggcaggcggatctctgtgagtttgaggccggcctgctgtacaaagtccaggacagccaaggctacacagagaaaccctgtctcaaaacctctCCCCCAAAATATGCATGGggctgcatgtgtatgtgtgcaccacatgcatgcctgcactcttggatcccctggaactggcgttacagatggttgtgagtctccaggtggctgctgggaactgaactcaggtctttgcgAGAGCAGCGggtactcttaaccattgagctatctctctagccccaataaaatttttttaaaatataggccTAAACATGGGAATTAAGAAAGAGGCACTCAGAAGAAACTGAGACACCTGAGGCACCTGGAGCTTTTCTGAGTCACCAGCAAATGTGTATATATCAGAACGATTAAATGAAAtacatctggattttttttctaaaatatttaaggtTACTGTAATTCAAGTGGAGAAAATTTATCTCAGGGAAAGAGAATTCCTTGTTGTTGAGGAGGCTGCGAATAGCTGGAAGCCCAGATGTGTGCTCTAGCCAGCATGGAGGGGCTGAGGGCAGAGCgctcagtgggcagagcactcagcGGGCAGAGCACTCATACTCTTCTCCATTCCCCACAGCATCTCCTTCTTCACTGCCCTTCCTCTACCAGCTGGCCCAGCTCTTCCGCAGGATACAGAAGGCCACACTTGCTCGGCTGTACCCTCTTGCCCTCCAGGACTGAGTGGCTGCCTTGGCCTCTTGCAGTCCACATCTACAGAAGCATAGAAGTTGAGCCCAGTGGCTGGGACCCACCTTGTCTCTGAAAGAGTGACTGAGGCAGGCGAGGTGTGACTTGCTGCCTTTGAATCCTCCCTTAGGCATCCCGTTGTGGCTGGCCTCAAAGGGAATGTGGGAACAGTGGTGCCAGCTACCCAGAGCAGAGTTCCGGCTGCCCAGGGCAGTTCTCCTACCTCTGACTGCAACAGCTCCTCAAAAAGGAGGGGCTTAGGAGCAGAGAATGGGTCTTGAGACATTCAGTTTTCTTGACAAAGGCAGAGGGTTACTTTCTAGGTCAGGGTGCTGAGGGAGCTGGGAGTTCACAAATGTGGTGGAGTGGCCCTTGGTCACTTACCTCTGAAAATTGCAACACGGGTTAGTATTTGAATGGAGTGAAACCAGAGGAGCCTCTTCTCCCACGCTTCTCCCACAGATGCCATAATTCCGAGTCAGTCCACCCGTCCCTCCCATTGGTCCTGCAGTGGGGCAAGAGGCTTTCTGCTTGAGGCATTTTGCTGTTCAGACAGGAGGTGGCTTCTGACCTACCCAGGTGGCCACTGGGAGCAAAGTGAGCCTGCTTGACCTTATCTCTGGGGAATGTGATCTTGCTTGGTGCCGCTTAGTCTTAGTTCAGTTTTCTAGTATGCCGGGGCCAAGCACGGCTCTCCTGGACCCAGTGTTCTCCCGCTGTACCTCACCACCCTTTGACCTGTCCAACCGACTCTGTCTCATCGTGTTCTCCTCAGTACACGTGGTGGCAGGtcccttctctgtgtcctgtTGTCCTAGTTgtggtctgtttgtttgtataaTGCCCAAGTTTCTTTGCTCATGTGGCGTGAAAAGTAGGCCAGTCTCAGAGCTGAGAGCTGAAAATGGAACTGGGTAATCAGGTGAGCTGGGAGAGCTGTGGGGGCTGGGCTGAGGGGCTGATGGGGGCCAAAGGGACAGATCTCAGGGAGGAGCACTGGCCTCTTCCTTTTGATGACCACAAAGGTCTCGTGTTCTTCTGGATAAGTAAATACAGAGCACTGTGGTGGCATCAGGATGGGGCCCCTCAGCTGGCTACCCACACTCGATCTGTCAGTGTGGGTGAAGAGAATGCAG encodes the following:
- the Pex26 gene encoding peroxisome assembly protein 26, translated to MKSDTSTSAAPLKGLGPGPLRSSEPARALPAVSPAVHLLEEAADLLVVHLDFPAALETCERAWQNLTEEPSNGTTVEVKCSLCVVGIQALAEMDRWREVLSWVLRYYRLPAELPPRVLELCILLYSKMQEPAAVLDVADAWLQDPDNQGLPEYGSLAELHLLRVLLPLGRLSEAEELAVGSPVFSEAQRAAVLQAVLAARQRQHMQETLNSQEPQKLSQEGPFSRKLLSLLMLLRRLWGSAVSHLLSQPFRKGLLVALILCLLVLRFDPASPSSLPFLYQLAQLFRRIQKATLARLYPLALQD